The genomic interval AGTATCGTAAATTATTgaacatataaataaaacaatgaTATACCTACTatgaaattatgaaaaataaaatggtTTTTATCTACTCGTCACAAATTCTGAGAAGAAATTATTGAACTCAACATTTAGTTATTGTTATTCACTGTTTCATAATCATGAATCGGTTTTTTCTTGTCTTTACGACACAATTATTCTttatatgttttaataaaaaatattaaatttacaaTTTCATCATCTTTAAGTGgatatatttcatttattaataaattttgttaaaatgttATATTATCTCCTACGCCTACCTCCTTCACACTAGGTAGCTTTTAATAAACGAACCAAAATTGTTTTGTTTGCTATTATTAATCCGCGAGTGttagttaaaataatataagattAAATTTTATGTCTTATCATCTTTAAATTTGTCTTTAACAATATCATAACAAGATTGTACTACAATGGTAAAAAAATCAAAGACGTGTATATTTAAGACTAAAATGCATACTACATTGTCATCAATTAGTTTTTAATGCTTATCTATCTTTTCTGACAGCATGTTATTTAAACCTTTTCATCTTAAGATTCAATATTGGTTGATTGTATAATATTGGAAATTTACCAGTTGAATATCaaagtatttttatattataattcatTATTGGGAATTTTCATATGGTTAACAATCTACCGACATgatatttaagtatttttatcttataattCAAGGCTAAGAAAATGTTTACCACTTAGAAAATTGTAGATGAGATTATTATTCTACTATAAAAGTTTGAATGAATTGAATTTagagcattaaagttgagcttttttttttcaccaCGAGATATGTATTTTATAAGTGGTTAGTGTCTCTTATCATTTGAAtcttaactaatattatttaatttttaaagtttgTATCTTCTCaactaattttaattatcaCTAGTAGATATTAGGAATACATACATTTTTTGTAATGTTCAATTTATTATAgtggttttttttaaaaaaaaaaattggtccCAAAGTATTTTAAAGGTATAATTTGGTCATTTATGTTAAACTCGCATGAACGACATTAATTGATGATAATATGACAAGTGTGCGTGACACTCTTGTGCACACATGTTTTAACGTCAGAGTCTCGTCATCACTCGCAATCAAACCTTATCTCTCATTTCTATCTCAATCCTAATCATCTTCCTCCACAAATGTGACATTTCAAAGGTCTCACACCATCTTAGGTTTTTTGTCAATCACCTTAATACGTTTCAACTTTtcctaaaacaaaatttatcacTAACCATAATGGTAGCTAAGTTTGGTTGTCGGAGGCTTGGGAGTGGAGCACATGATTGCGAGAAGGTGACCATTGACATAAATGGTTGAGAAGACAAATAGAGGAGGAGTTGTCGACACTCTTTATGTACATTACAGATAGTACAAGagtatccctaagttgggtaaCATAAATCATGATAGTTTGAGAAAGTTTAGTACTATGATTGATTAATCCCTAAGTTGGGTAGCATAAATCATGATAATTTGAGGAAGTTTAGAATTAGAATTGATTAAATGttgaaatttataaaacttTAATAACATGGATGTTGAGATATTAAAGGAAAGTCCTGTTCACATTTTTGTTGTAATTGATTGAATTTGATACTATTGGTGTAGAGTGCTTAACTTATAGCTTAATAGTATCCAACaagtaacaataataaaatcGATCAACTCACAACAACAGTTTTTAAAATCTTAGTAACTTTACTTTTATAATGAAGAGTgtttaataagaaaaataagagaaagTGTTAATAAAAGTTCATAAAAATGTAGATGCTTATGAAAACTATTAATTAGAATAAAGCTTCAAAACTTTTAGCATGACTTATTTAAAaacgataaaaaaataaaaactccaATGTATCGTGAAATGTAATTACTAGATTCCCCCCCTAAAatcaatgaaaaaataatttagaatttaaattttttgaaagttgaatttgaataattttcCACCACAAGATACGAGAGTTTTTGATGTTGAGAAATTAGTTTTCATTGAAATTTCCAACATGTTATATCTTAAACCctatatgaatttaatttaaaaaaaaaataaaaattcgtTAGCCCTCCCCATCAAGATATGGGTATTGCATACTAAAAAAGTAAACCAAAAATATGGGtccttatatttatttatttctttttcagtGAATGTTTGAATCTAAGAAGGTCCACAATATCTGCAACTTTTTTTTACCTGTGTTTGATGAGGACGATGGAAGCGAAGGCAATGGATCGTGTTCAATGTTTCCAGTTCACTCACTCCATTATTTCAGTTTCCCTCCCAACTATTTTCAACAACTCATTCTTCATAAATTATCAACGTCCTTTCCCTCTGGGTCGACAGTGACACAAACAACAGAACAAATCaatttcaaatataataaaCACAACGCTcatctcataaaaaaaaaataaaaaaatgttaaatataagaatgttaatatttttctcttccctCATATGTCAAATCACCTATCATCATCCACTTTTCTCATGTTTCAAGATTTCGACAACCAAAGGCTGTCCAAAAGCATCGTCCACCGCTACGAATGCTGTGGTACGTTATCAACCAAAAGTGTCgcaaaaatatgaaaaagaaaaatgttttattattcCCGTAAAAAGTGAATCAGCTTTTATTATTCCGATTCATTTTCAAAACCATACAcacaaacacaaaataaaagataaataaaataaataataatatataatgtcaattatatcataattaaaaaacttataaGATGAGACTtaaagaactattgaagtctttttCTATTTCCTTCAGTCGGTTAAGTGAGCAGGGATATCGTTCATTGGGATGcgtattatttatattattctaatgtgTCTATCTTGTTGGACCCGTTTATCGAGGTAGATACCGCTTATGGTTGCATTatctaattcttaatgatgaaTTAACTTCGATGACCTTGATTTGAGTATTAATGATAATCAGGGTTGGCCGTCAGCCAGATCCTCAAGTATGAGTCGACCATCGACTAGATTTCCCTGATTTCGGTCATCTCGGGCGGATTTTCTGATTTCAGCCGGTTCTCTTTTGATCTGAGTCAGTTTGACCAGGTCTCACTCAGATTGTCTAGGTCTCGGCTTTGCCCCTacaattaattttaacattatGATTTCTGTTAGTAGAGTTATCAGTTATAAAAAAACAATGGTAGAATCCAAAAGgcatgatatatatatatatatatatatatatatatatatatatatatatatatatatatatatatatatatatatatatatatatatataaaacatatgACGCTGAGTTATGTTCTTCCTTGggtatttagaaaagaaaatgaagagaaaatcCATAAAAGAGTTGAAGAAGGTTGGTTTATTCACATAAATGTGACGTATCTTAATTATTTGACATAAATGTGTTCCGTACGCGTAATTTAGTTATTGAAAttagaattgatttaattaaagtTTGATGATGAGTGTGGTTggataaaatatatatagagaCACATAAGAGGAGGTTTTGTGTAAACAAGAGGTACACTATAGTCTATACCCTGCAAAGATAGGTGTTGTGCATCGATCAAATAAAAGGAGATATTTTCTCTTATATAGAGTGAGAGGAATGGTTGTTCCTTCTTCTCCAACAGCCACAAAGGCAATGAGAATCCCTACCATTGACCTATCCATGGAAAGGTCACAGTTATCGCAAAGTGTGGTGAAAGCCTGCGAGGAATACGGTTTCTTCAGAGTGGTTAACCACAGTGTGCCGAAGGAGGTTATTGCAAGATTGGAAGAAGAAGGTGGAGAGTTTTTCTCAAAACCCAGCCACCAGAAGCGTCGGGCTGGGCCCGCAAGCCCTTTCGGTTACGGCTTCACCAACATTGGGCCCAATGGAGATATGGGTGACCTCGAGTATCTTCTACTTCATGCTAACCCTCTCTCCATAGCCCAGAGATCCAAAACCATCGCTAACGACTCCACCAAGTTCAGGTTCCTTCCACTTCATTCACCTTTCTTTCTCATTccttcattaattattttttttcatataacaaCTCAAATCTCATCAAATAGTTATAATAGAGGAtagtaaaaaaatgttaattacaCCTGTTTTTCAATTGGTATGTATGacgtttttcttatatattagcTATTAATCGCTATCACTATTTTTAACAACTCTACTTACCAAtagtttaacaaaaaaaaaaaaacttgattcTATCTACAGTGGATTAAACAaacaacttaattaaaaaaatataacttttaagtTTTGTGTCTTTTTTAATATACCTTTCGTTAAATGGCAGTCAACTTAGTTCAATTCCCTTATCGCTAAGTTTAGAAAGTTCATTCACTTAAACCAACTAActaacttaatttaaaaaaaaaaaaaacttttagttttatgtttttttcctaactgaaattaaatttaaaattattgtattaatatgtgtataatatattaatatatatatatatatatatatatataaaataatacttataaattataattatagatattatattaatatgtatatcATACACAAATAGTTATAAAGTGGTGTGTGTGGCGGCTGAGGGTAAAAAATCGAAAACAGTATAGTAGGAAAAAAGAGCGTGAATTAAtagattttcattttcaaaaaaagtaaataagaaaaaagaagagtggaaaagaagaagaagaagcgtgAACAAtgtagtttattattattattattattattattattgtattagagtttgtttttgtttctttatcaTAGGTTGGTTAGCTAATCCAATTTACTACAAGTTAAACTTAAATGCATATAGTTTTTAGTAAGTGAGATTAATTTTAGTCTATACCAGAATTTGCAATCTTTGCTTAATAAACAAAATTCATTCTTGGATAAGGAAACAATCATATTAGctctttaaattaatttatttattaaaactttTATATTACTAACAGATAATTTGTTATATTAACCAATGTAGACCAAATAGAAATATAAGCAAAGGATTGTACATTGTATATGTAATTAGTCTAACATGTGACAGAGATAACTGGCAGTAggcaaaataaaaattgaaaatgattttgattgaATAGGGCTAACTTGGAGAGTAAGGATGGGCCCAATGGCCCATCACATTAAAGAAAAGTAAATTGTACGACAACCATGTTACTCGTTCACAGTTCATGAACCTTCCGTAGAAAGGACAACAAATTCAAGTTATTTGTGCTACCATAACTTGCATCGGTTTCTCTTCGTACAATCTTGCGAGCGTGACCATGTTGTCCTTTTGTTTCCCCATAATAGACCAAATCTTAGATCACTAACAAGTTAGTAACTGACAAAACCCAAACAAATATATCATTTTCAAAACCATTTTTCTTGTATACCAAATAAGATGTTGTTATTGTTAGTCCTAAACCATGTTACTCTGTTTGTGTGTTTGGTAGTGTTGTTgtgaaggaatatgtggaagtagTGAAAGAAGTAACGTGCGATATTCTAGATCTGGTGGTTGAGGGGTTGGGGGTCCCAGACAAGTTAGCTCTTAGCAGTCTCATCAGAGATTTTCACAGCGATTCTGTTCTGAGGATTAATCACTACCCTCCATTGAAGGTGAAGACGAAGGGTAACAAGAACAGCATTGGTTTCGGGGCGCATTCTGACCCTCAGATGTTGACCATCATGCGGTCCAACGATGTGGGTGGCCTCCAGATTTACACCCGTGAGGGGCTGTGGCTTCCTGTTCCTCCTGACCCCACAAATTTCTTTGTCATGGTTGGCGATGTCTTGCAGGTTCCTCCCTTTCTCACTTTCACTTTTACTAGTAACTTGTTATCTAACACAATCTACACCACTTTAACATTCCAAAGTGCATCAAACACTGATAAATTTTGTTTGACATGAATGAAGGTTATGACAAATGGAAAGTTCATGAGCGTGAGGCACAGGGCATTGACCAACACGTTGGAGGCAAGGATGTCAATGATGTACTTTGCAGCACCACCACTTGATTGGTGGATTGCTCCTCTACCCGAGATGCTGTCACCGCCACAGAATCGAAGTTTATATAAGCCCTTCACATGGGCCCAGTACAAGCAAGCAGCATATTCTTCACGCCTTGGAGATTCCCGACTTGATCTCTTCAAGGCCCAGCTAGATACCCATCTTCTCTCTTCCTCTCCATCACACTTTCAATGTTGATATCACTGAAGAATATGGCTATGGCTAGTTTTTTTGGTTTGGAGcatttttatattctttaaaaaGCTCAAGATAGGGATTTCTTCATTGACATAATTTAGAAATGTCCGTTGAAGTGGTACTGCTGTGAAGAATATGACACCACTGAATCCAATTTTTAATTCACGCTATTTCTGATATGATGCTAATCAT from Phaseolus vulgaris cultivar G19833 chromosome 1, P. vulgaris v2.0, whole genome shotgun sequence carries:
- the LOC137816244 gene encoding gibberellin 2-beta-dioxygenase 2-like, which encodes MVVPSSPTATKAMRIPTIDLSMERSQLSQSVVKACEEYGFFRVVNHSVPKEVIARLEEEGGEFFSKPSHQKRRAGPASPFGYGFTNIGPNGDMGDLEYLLLHANPLSIAQRSKTIANDSTKFSVVVKEYVEVVKEVTCDILDLVVEGLGVPDKLALSSLIRDFHSDSVLRINHYPPLKVKTKGNKNSIGFGAHSDPQMLTIMRSNDVGGLQIYTREGLWLPVPPDPTNFFVMVGDVLQVMTNGKFMSVRHRALTNTLEARMSMMYFAAPPLDWWIAPLPEMLSPPQNRSLYKPFTWAQYKQAAYSSRLGDSRLDLFKAQLDTHLLSSSPSHFQC